The DNA segment AAGTCACAATTTCTCTCTCAGTTAATTTCAAATAAGATACACATTGAACACCAACGTTTCTTTGAATGATCTGCTTTCGGATCAGCTTTAGAATCGGACCAGTGTGACAATATAATTATTTGGCTTATTACAGAATAGATGGATtattctcagaaaaaaagtcagTTAATGATGATGTTTCTAGGTAATCGCATCCTTGCCAGCAGAGGCATATTTATATATGCACACTAACACATGCTGATACACAACATAATGGCTGACAGCTGGAGGTGAGATAACAGGCTGGTTACGATGCTATGATGTACTACACTGTGGAATTCCAGTGAGCTCCGTCCACTGGAAactaaaaaaaactcaaatggcatatcagaaataataaaataacactgctctAATGATGCATGAAATTCTCAAGCAAAAtctgatgatcatgttctccagcatgatttgagatgaTCCAAAGAACGTCATTCCAACATCTGGAAATAATTTCACAGTCATTGTATAAGTGACCTAGAAATAGTGTAGAATATGTGTTTCTTAATAAAGGTATTGAAAACTATTCAGTTTATTGGTTTAGGTTACGAGACGGAATATCTCACAACTCAAAAGTTAATGAGCAAAGATTGCAATCATCTTCTCAGAGTTTCGATTATATTCACACATCTCTTCATCACAGGAGTGAAAGGCAGAAGTAAAGATGACCGAGCGTTATGACTGCCACTACTGCAAGGAGTCCCTGTTTGGGAAGAAGTATGTTCTTCGTGAGGAAAACCCTTACTGTGTGAAGTGCTACGAGAGCCTGTACTCCAACACCTGCGAGGAGTGCAAGAAACCCATCGGCTGCAACAGCAGGGTAACCGCACTTCAAATAACATGCTTTATGAAGTGGCGTAAAACGGgccaatcagattagagcttGCAGATCTGAAAAGTCTAGTTCAACCATTGTCTTGAAAGCACATCTTTTGTGGCTTTAGGATCTGTCCTACAAGGACCGTCACTGGCACGAGGACTGTTTCCACTGCTTCCAGTGCAAGCGCTCACTGGTGGACAAGCCTTTCTCCACCAAAGACGAGCAGCTGCTGTGCACCGAGTGCTATTCTAATGAGTACTCCTCCAAATGCCATGAGTGCAAGAAGACCATCATGCCTGGTAAGAGATCCTTCATTGTGGGAGGAACTTTTACCTCATTTCAGTAGATGTGTTTTTTATACTCATACACTGccataaaaatcataattatccATTCGGCGACATTCTTCcattaaagcaaaagaaaacaGCTTTCTTTCACACAGAGACAATCTTTTCCAAAGCAAGTGATCTGCTCAACTGgtaatatatattcattcataactCTACAAAAATAGGTCCTCATGACCATGTTAAAATGTCACACTCTTATTAACCCATTATGTTTTATGATCAACCACCCTTATTATAATATTCATCAATGGAAATGGATAGATGGCACCAAGTATAGATTTATTATATGCGTAGTAGCGGTTTTGGTTGTTTAATTGACGTGATTCAGTTTGAGGTCACAGTCCTGTGGAATGTTCCAGCTCTCACTGAGCAAAACTTAATATTTCAAATCTGGAGCACATGGATTTAAAAGATATGAGCcagacattttaaaacaatgaaactctgTGCTGTCTCTGTTTACACCACTGCTGGCCGGTGCACCATGGCTGGTGTTTATTGGCCTTTCGTCTGGATGTGTTAAAACAGAATTATGCTCGGTCTACTTAACAGCTAAACTTTCCTGCTGTATTACAGATCAAATGGGGAGTCCTGTAAGCCTGATAACGGTTATGTGACTGATAAGACTATATACAAGCAATATTGTGTCCTGTAATGATTATTTATATAGATTTGGTTCTTATAGAATTTGGCATTAACTTTGTGAATTGTACATTTTTCATAATATGTATTTGTTGAATGTTATGGATCGCAGTATCGTTTTAACATGCTCCTCTTCATAAGAGGGATGTTGTTGTATTTGGGTTAAGATGGCTCTCTTCTCTCCCTCAGGCTCCAGGAAGATGGAGCATAAAGGAAACAGCTGGCATGAGACCTGCTTTACATGCAAGCGCTGCCAACAGCCAATTGGCACCAAGAGCTTCATCCCCAAAGACAACCATAACTACTGCGTGCCCTGCTACGAAAAGCAGTTTGCCATGCAGTGTGTTCACTGCAAGAAGGTAGTCACAGCTGAAGTAACCTACAAGCTACAACACAGGAGTTGAATATACAAGCTTCGAGTAGACACCAGTCCACTATGAGTGAAATATAGTTCATGCAGTCACAAAAGCATGCTATTCTGTTAATAAATAACAGGGATCCTATGTCTTCTTCTCCTTTCTTGTCTGTGTAGCCCATCACCACTGGCGGTGTGACGTATCATGACCAGCCGTGGcacaaggactgtttcctgtgcaCTGGATGTAAGCAGCAGCTGTCTGGCCAGCGCTTCACCTCTCTTGATGACTTTGCCTACTGCCTCAACTGCTTCTGCAACTTGTATGCCAAGAAATGTGCCTCCTGCACCACCCCCATCAGCGGTATGCACAATCCAACAAATGAAACTACAAAAATAGAAATAGCTTCTATACGGTATCACCATAAATTCTCATCAAACCGATCATGCACGATGGTTTGGAATCAGAATTGTGTGCCATTCAGAATTAAATTGAGAATGTATTTAAATCACAAGCCCATTCTTGAATATAATTCAATGTTGTTTTTGTTAGCTAAAacttaaattattacaaatattttttttgtgttgttaattgcaataaagctgaaataaaaataaaaaaacaattattctaACTAATATTGCAACTAATTGAAATAAGTTTGAATGGAAGtatttaaacagaaataaaagtaaatgaaatCTAAACAGAGctatttataaacataaaaatagaacagcacataagaattttttttttattaaaattaaaaagaaaactgaacaaACATAAAAGTCAATCCATAATATTAACACATGCTATGatagtaatactaaaataacaaacaggttaaaaaaattgtaatttaagtaGAACTTAAAtggaattacatttattaaaatttataaaatatataaaatgcgatttttttatggcaaatttagtttttcagtctaaattatttaaatacaaataaactatatatacttTTAGTACTGTTatagtcatttattttaaacattctcattatatttaatgaattaacTTTCATTTAATGGACCAGAATATTCCCTGAAGTTGCAAAACTCCAGTTTCATTATCCTGCAGCACATGGCCAATTCAAATTCCAGAACTGAAAGGGAGGAAACTCTTAAATTGTCAACCCTGTTTCAAATCTGCCAGCACCCACAAACTGTTATGCAATACAGCAACATCTCTTTGTTTGCCAGTGCTCATAACATGTTTGCAATCACCTATAGGACTTGGAGGAAGCAAGTACATCTCTTTTGAAGAGCGCCAGTGGCACAACGACTGTTTCAACTGCAAAAAGTGCTCAGTGTCTTTGGTGGGCAGAGGTTTCCTGACCGAGAGAGATGACATCCTGTGTCCTGAGTGTGGCAAAGACATGTGAAAGAAAGCAAGAAACAATTAGAGCATGCATGACATGCTTAAAATGTTAAAACCAAAGCATTGGCAAAGCATGAAACAGTGTGAACAATTAATACATTTAGGTACTCCATGGAAACATAGTTAACATTGTTGTAGCAAAGATTATAATAGTGTATGTAGCAAGAGGCAGATTTTCTATATTTCAGGAGAGTTCCAGCTTGCTTTAATATGAAGACTGAGGAAAGAATCGGTCTTAAAGATTAAACTGTAAAAGTGAGGATAATAACCATTAATATCTCTTTCAAATGTCTAACCAGCTCTCTGATGTGTTGCATAACCCATGTCTTAACtttcaaaaaaagtattttggtcTTTACGTGTACCTAACAGTTGAGAACGAATTCTAAATCAAGTACATTTAATGCAATATCAATaaagcttattaaaataaatcaactaCATGTTTTTTGTTTCTCTTAATGAATGACATGAACTGAGCTATTGCACTAGCAAGAATTCAGTACAGCTCAAACAATAAATCAGGACAATAGAGCCCCCTAGCGTTGACAGTGACCATGCAAAACAATGTGCATCCTATTATCATATGCAAAATATATTGTCAAAAAACGTTATGctttaaccctctcaaggcagacgttgctgatttgcaacagttaaaaactaaaaaccttattactccagatacatattttacgtatctggagtactaaaaatTTGACTAAAGGTTactaaagttactaaaacttaatttgagcctgagagggttaatGCTTGAAACGAGTTCTGAAGACTTATGTGAACTGTGTCTAGGTTTAAACATCTTGAGGATGGAGCACGCAGTGTAGGGAAAGCAGTCAAGTGTTTCACATCCATTTGTGACATTTTATAGATTTGATAACTTAGTTCTTATTACCATgtttaacattttagaatagcCCGGGTTTGGTTCATATTGTAACAGGATTTGGTTATAggaattaaattaacttttattttacgGATATTGACTCTAAATTTCACTGATCCATTATTAACTTAAgcatattatactttttatacatttacaataatCAGGGCGATccctgaattaataataaaaaaagaatcacaaaCACCGTGACCAATGATATCAGCCATTTATTTTATCAGGCTTGTTGTCACTGAGGAACATTCCATGCAGGTCAATAAAAACTCAATTCATAATGTCTAGAAAAGACCACCACTAAAagacatacatgtgaaacacCCTTCATATCATTTTCTTACTAAAACACATCAACGTATGATGCAATACACACAATTGTATTTTGGCCCTTTGGGGCTAGGAATACAAAAATGGTCGAGGGATTTACCTGATAATGGCTAAAGCACTTGCAAACATTTTATTGGAGAAATAAGAGATTTCTTCGAAATGCCACTCAGTACAAGCACATCCAGTTACTGGGAATACTTCTATACCAGTAAAACACTGCAGCCCAATGGAAAGCATGTCCATTCTCCATCTAAGTGGATTTGATTGACCAACATAATTCACTCACAACGGAAAATGTGTTCATTGCAAGAATTATATTGCTAAAAAAGAGTGAAAAACTGACCAGTCTAACATAAAACTGCTAGGAATGTCTCGGTTCCTTCACCACGCATCAAGTCAAAAGCAGAAGTGTTTCCTAGTGTGAAAAAACCAGAGGGTCACATTTCACGAGTCACCTTTCCTGAGGCTGGGAAGTAAAGATGTGTGACAAGAACCCATCTTTCAAATTCTGGGGTCTGTCTTTGCCTCAGAGACCCAGCAGACGACATCAGTGGCGTTGAATGTCCATCCCAGATGACTTCACAGATTATGGCCATGTGACATGTTGAATCTTTTTCTTTGCATCAGGTGACTTAATGTCCttctgccacaaaaaaaaaaaaaaatatatatatatatatatatataataaaaataaatcagagaaTTACAATCAGAAA comes from the Carassius gibelio isolate Cgi1373 ecotype wild population from Czech Republic chromosome B9, carGib1.2-hapl.c, whole genome shotgun sequence genome and includes:
- the fhl2a gene encoding four and a half LIM domains protein 2a, giving the protein MTERYDCHYCKESLFGKKYVLREENPYCVKCYESLYSNTCEECKKPIGCNSRDLSYKDRHWHEDCFHCFQCKRSLVDKPFSTKDEQLLCTECYSNEYSSKCHECKKTIMPGSRKMEHKGNSWHETCFTCKRCQQPIGTKSFIPKDNHNYCVPCYEKQFAMQCVHCKKPITTGGVTYHDQPWHKDCFLCTGCKQQLSGQRFTSLDDFAYCLNCFCNLYAKKCASCTTPISGLGGSKYISFEERQWHNDCFNCKKCSVSLVGRGFLTERDDILCPECGKDM